The proteins below are encoded in one region of Peribacillus muralis:
- a CDS encoding DMT family transporter → MQGEKREKLGLLLGLVGVICFSLTLPATRIAVEHFGTTIVGLGRTVVAAMLVAVVLLIRKEKLPSPRQFKSLLIVAIGAVLGFPLLTSWAMEDLPVSHGAVEVALLPLATAGFAMLRAGEIPSLKFWISSAIGSLAVIIYALHLGFGSLQYADLALLTAVIILGLSYAEGGKLAKELGSWQVIAWAIIIGAPFFIIPVALSMTTEMLHAPIQAWISFIYLAVVSQFLAYVAWYSGMALGGIARVSQIQYLQPFLMILFATLFLHESITYFTIVIAVIVVFSVIFGKGASVRKKVEVAGEG, encoded by the coding sequence ATGCAGGGAGAAAAAAGAGAAAAACTCGGATTATTATTAGGATTGGTCGGTGTCATTTGTTTTAGCTTAACGCTCCCTGCTACAAGGATTGCCGTCGAGCATTTCGGAACGACAATCGTCGGCTTAGGCAGAACGGTCGTTGCGGCCATGTTAGTCGCGGTCGTATTGCTCATTCGTAAGGAAAAATTACCCTCACCCCGACAATTCAAAAGTCTCCTGATCGTTGCGATCGGCGCCGTTTTAGGATTTCCGCTCCTCACCTCGTGGGCCATGGAAGACCTGCCCGTGTCACATGGCGCAGTGGAGGTGGCGCTTTTGCCATTAGCGACAGCCGGATTTGCCATGCTTCGGGCCGGCGAAATACCCTCGCTCAAATTCTGGATCTCAAGCGCAATCGGCTCCTTGGCCGTCATCATCTATGCCCTCCATCTTGGATTCGGCTCACTGCAATATGCCGACCTAGCCCTGCTGACAGCCGTCATCATCCTCGGCCTCAGCTACGCGGAAGGAGGAAAATTAGCGAAGGAACTAGGCAGCTGGCAGGTGATTGCCTGGGCAATCATCATCGGTGCCCCCTTCTTCATCATTCCGGTCGCCCTAAGCATGACAACGGAAATGCTCCATGCACCCATCCAAGCCTGGATCAGCTTCATCTATCTCGCCGTCGTCAGCCAATTCCTCGCCTACGTCGCCTGGTACAGCGGAATGGCACTAGGCGGAATAGCCAGGGTCAGCCAAATCCAATACCTGCAGCCATTTTTGATGATATTATTTGCCACCCTATTTCTACATGAATCGATCACCTATTTTACGATTGTAATCGCTGTGATTGTCGTGTTTTCCGTTATTTTTGGGAAGGGTGCCAGTGTACGGAAGAAGGTGGAGGTGGCTGGGGAGGGGTGA
- a CDS encoding GNAT family N-acetyltransferase, protein MNIRILQECDAQLYQKVRLQALKLNPEAFGSTYEREAGFSLETVKERVKPTGDKYMVGAFDDGESLVGMVTFVRESNLKTRHKGNVFGMYIAPGNRGQGLGKSLMKELIRRAQECDGLEQLNLTVVSTNVSAKKLYKSLGFEVYVTERHALKYKGHYYDEDLMALMI, encoded by the coding sequence ATGAATATTCGTATTTTACAAGAGTGCGATGCCCAGTTATACCAGAAGGTGCGATTGCAAGCCTTGAAGTTGAATCCTGAAGCATTTGGTTCAACTTATGAGAGAGAGGCGGGATTTTCATTAGAGACGGTTAAGGAGAGAGTGAAGCCGACAGGGGATAAGTACATGGTTGGTGCTTTTGATGATGGAGAATCTTTAGTGGGAATGGTTACTTTTGTACGTGAAAGCAATCTCAAGACCAGGCATAAAGGGAATGTTTTCGGGATGTACATTGCTCCGGGCAATCGTGGTCAGGGGTTAGGGAAATCATTAATGAAGGAGCTTATTCGCAGGGCGCAGGAGTGTGATGGATTGGAACAGCTTAATCTAACGGTTGTTTCCACGAATGTCTCTGCAAAGAAGCTATATAAGTCTTTGGGGTTTGAGGTTTATGTTACAGAACGACATGCTTTAAAATATAAGGGGCACTATTATGATGAGGATTTGATGGCTCTGATGATCTGA
- a CDS encoding DEAD/DEAH box helicase gives MEINRIKSVLESWLLVESLAPSEVSGKGDVIKKSYFQDNQNRAKTRLIRLYERPWEKDQLIHKDKYQIQYQYYLACFDYHKLVHFLRDNFKNKEEIINKERKTLFSFSFSVDNKGQYVKKSMFVPLLMYLMKMMKEHSRVNYQNLSTPFQRQMELFEEQAQTVFINGITKESLIEIQQVYQQYFHRLDNDQLNYLGMEVIKADHEPTSKNFNSFYQEDLEQILIKGENETLNQFIEGKGTEERININENQKYIEEILQPINLPDGRWPSPVNHRLSLMQQVAVNQILKNDQKISSVNGPPGTGKTTLLKDIFANIVVERGKEMVQFKNPTECFKKVKTINLNGYPYPIYLLDSKLNNYSMVVASSNNGAVENISKDLPKKNEVIRHDDGNFGEKSKFNDYDDLYAKEAKDLSMYPSAAKDLLGDNSDTWGLFSGALGKSDNISKFGWKLFGSSNNGDAFLQQLEQDSKQAKLKDWEDAVKDFQNIFEVVRQKKEKLQKFSDDYKSKQASDNLLKELEKELSILELEQMNIEDKKRHLERQRQLTEQEIETLPKQSFLQRILLKKDIKKIELEKELNDIISFLKEEENKLYLKRKKLEENKKKVGGVKEKLATFAEQLNFYKDQGLTLPEEGYWSNSKQAYEHRQLNTIWLTDELNFTRGLLFLKAMKLHKLMLAFNFQAIKSTLRLLNNRTQLNLNDKDHRLYLKNTWKIVHLITPLISTTFASFSSMFKGVEGECIDYLFIDEAGQASPQQSAGAIWRSKRVIVVGDPIQIEPVVTIDETILGDIRKHSNVDAKYIGMGASVQTLADLANPYGMLNNYKQWIGTPLWVHRRCLDPMFTIANEIAYDNKMVLAQKSRGRSAWFDCKGLAVNRQFVAEQGDLVADHIVELWEKASAPPDVYIISPFTAVKDGIKQVLTQRLKNMQITKEEIKDWLGKSVGTVHTFQGKEADIVYLVTGTDENSDGAANWSCSKPNLLNVAVTRAKKEFYVIGDYQRFSKKPFYASILKNIDEVKADSRSVLQL, from the coding sequence ATGGAAATAAACAGAATAAAGTCAGTTCTTGAGTCATGGCTCTTAGTAGAATCATTAGCCCCTAGTGAAGTCTCTGGTAAGGGTGATGTAATAAAAAAAAGTTATTTTCAAGATAATCAAAATAGGGCTAAAACACGTTTGATAAGGCTTTATGAGCGGCCTTGGGAAAAGGATCAATTAATACATAAAGATAAATATCAAATTCAATACCAGTATTATCTAGCTTGTTTTGATTATCATAAACTTGTCCATTTTTTACGCGATAATTTTAAGAATAAGGAAGAGATTATTAATAAGGAGCGCAAAACTTTATTTAGTTTTTCCTTTTCGGTTGACAACAAGGGGCAATATGTAAAAAAATCTATGTTTGTTCCTTTACTTATGTATTTAATGAAAATGATGAAAGAACATTCAAGAGTGAATTACCAAAATCTCAGCACACCATTTCAAAGACAAATGGAACTATTTGAGGAACAGGCACAGACCGTTTTTATAAATGGAATAACAAAAGAATCTTTGATAGAAATTCAGCAAGTTTACCAGCAGTATTTTCACCGATTAGATAATGATCAACTAAACTACTTGGGGATGGAAGTTATTAAAGCAGACCATGAACCTACATCTAAAAATTTTAATAGCTTCTATCAAGAAGACTTAGAGCAAATACTAATAAAAGGCGAGAACGAGACACTTAATCAATTTATTGAAGGAAAAGGTACTGAAGAACGTATAAATATAAATGAAAATCAAAAATATATTGAAGAAATCTTACAGCCTATTAACTTGCCAGATGGTCGTTGGCCGTCACCAGTAAATCATAGATTGTCTTTAATGCAGCAAGTAGCTGTAAATCAAATCTTAAAAAATGACCAGAAAATAAGTTCAGTAAATGGACCGCCAGGAACTGGGAAGACTACGTTATTAAAAGATATATTCGCTAATATTGTAGTCGAAAGAGGAAAAGAAATGGTTCAATTTAAAAATCCTACTGAATGTTTTAAGAAAGTGAAGACAATTAATCTAAATGGCTATCCCTATCCTATTTATTTATTAGATTCAAAATTAAATAACTATTCTATGGTTGTTGCTTCTAGTAATAATGGTGCAGTAGAAAATATCTCAAAGGACCTTCCTAAGAAGAATGAAGTTATTCGACATGATGATGGGAATTTTGGTGAAAAAAGTAAGTTCAATGATTATGATGATTTGTACGCTAAAGAGGCGAAAGATTTATCTATGTACCCATCAGCAGCAAAAGATCTTTTAGGTGACAATAGTGATACATGGGGTCTTTTTTCTGGAGCTCTTGGAAAATCTGATAATATATCTAAATTTGGTTGGAAGCTATTTGGAAGTAGTAACAATGGAGATGCTTTTCTTCAACAATTAGAACAGGATAGTAAGCAAGCAAAGTTAAAAGACTGGGAAGATGCTGTAAAGGATTTTCAGAATATTTTCGAAGTGGTAAGACAAAAAAAAGAAAAACTTCAAAAGTTTTCTGATGATTACAAGAGCAAACAAGCTTCAGATAACCTATTAAAAGAGTTAGAGAAAGAGCTATCTATACTTGAGCTGGAACAAATGAATATTGAGGATAAAAAGAGACATCTAGAAAGGCAAAGGCAATTGACAGAACAAGAAATTGAAACCTTGCCTAAGCAATCTTTTTTGCAAAGAATCCTTTTAAAAAAAGATATTAAAAAAATAGAATTAGAAAAGGAATTAAACGATATTATTTCATTCTTAAAAGAAGAAGAAAATAAGCTTTATCTAAAGCGAAAAAAACTAGAAGAGAATAAAAAGAAAGTAGGAGGAGTAAAAGAAAAACTTGCTACTTTCGCAGAACAGTTAAATTTTTATAAGGATCAGGGACTAACTTTACCTGAGGAAGGCTACTGGTCAAATTCAAAGCAGGCATACGAACATCGCCAGTTAAATACAATTTGGCTTACGGACGAACTAAATTTCACAAGGGGATTATTATTTTTAAAAGCTATGAAACTTCATAAATTAATGCTAGCTTTTAATTTTCAAGCGATCAAATCTACTTTGCGTTTATTAAATAATCGTACACAACTGAATCTTAATGATAAGGATCACAGATTATATTTAAAAAATACTTGGAAGATAGTTCACTTAATTACACCGTTGATCAGTACAACTTTTGCAAGTTTTAGTTCCATGTTTAAAGGTGTAGAAGGAGAATGTATAGATTACTTGTTTATAGATGAGGCGGGACAAGCAAGTCCCCAGCAGTCAGCAGGTGCTATCTGGAGGTCAAAGAGAGTAATAGTAGTAGGTGACCCAATTCAAATTGAACCAGTTGTAACAATCGATGAAACTATTTTAGGGGATATTAGAAAGCACTCTAATGTAGATGCTAAGTATATTGGTATGGGTGCCTCTGTTCAAACATTAGCGGATCTAGCTAATCCGTACGGAATGCTTAACAATTATAAACAATGGATTGGAACACCATTATGGGTTCACAGAAGATGCTTAGACCCTATGTTTACCATTGCGAATGAAATAGCCTATGATAATAAAATGGTATTAGCTCAAAAGAGTCGAGGGAGGAGTGCCTGGTTTGATTGTAAAGGATTGGCTGTAAATAGACAATTCGTAGCAGAGCAAGGAGATTTAGTCGCAGATCATATAGTTGAGTTATGGGAAAAGGCCTCCGCTCCTCCTGATGTATATATAATTTCTCCCTTTACTGCAGTGAAAGATGGTATCAAACAGGTCCTAACACAGAGGTTGAAAAATATGCAAATTACTAAAGAAGAAATTAAAGATTGGTTAGGAAAATCTGTAGGTACTGTTCACACATTCCAAGGGAAAGAAGCAGACATTGTTTATTTGGTAACTGGTACAGATGAAAATAGTGATGGAGCAGCTAATTGGTCATGCTCAAAGCCTAATTTACTAAATGTAGCTGTTACACGAGCAAAAAAGGAGTTTTATGTAATTGGTGATTATCAACGTTTTTCCAAGAAGCCCTTCTATGCATCTATCTTAAAAAACATAGATGAGGTTAAAGCTGATAGTAGGTCAGTCTTACAACTCTAA
- a CDS encoding (deoxy)nucleoside triphosphate pyrophosphohydrolase — protein MKKQVKVVAAIIENEKEEILCALRSPDMSIPNMWEFPGGKVEKGEDLFTALKREIDEELQCKVDTETSVFNDTTHEYESFIINLLSIKCRIIGGTPTANEHSKLIWLKRENLSSLQWAPADIPAVEQLINEKNSLLK, from the coding sequence ATGAAAAAGCAAGTTAAAGTAGTTGCAGCCATTATTGAAAATGAAAAAGAAGAAATACTATGTGCGTTACGTTCTCCAGATATGAGCATCCCGAACATGTGGGAATTTCCAGGTGGAAAAGTAGAAAAAGGCGAAGATCTTTTTACTGCTTTAAAAAGAGAGATTGATGAAGAATTACAATGCAAGGTTGATACGGAGACTTCAGTCTTTAATGATACTACGCATGAATATGAAAGCTTTATCATTAACCTACTGTCAATAAAATGTAGAATTATTGGAGGTACCCCAACAGCCAATGAGCATTCTAAACTTATATGGTTAAAGCGCGAGAATCTAAGCTCACTACAATGGGCTCCTGCTGATATTCCAGCTGTGGAGCAATTAATAAATGAAAAAAATAGTCTTCTCAAATGA
- a CDS encoding DEAD/DEAH box helicase produces the protein MIIEKKLIVNSDKGNLLNELISSINECEKFYFSVAFINYSGLQLLLDTFKNAEKRGVKGKIITSTYLNFTEAKALKKVNEFSNIHLKIFETDKAIGFHTKAYIFECKDSYKVIIGSSNITQSALKSNIEWNVEIIAKEDAQFLKDVLKEYDGLWNSSVVADDNFISKYEEFLSKLKGYTNTQQFIYESSEYIVPNNMQKRAVENLERIRSFGEKKALVIAATGTGKTYMSAFDVKGFKPKRLLFIVHREEILKKAKETFEKLLPNEKLTFGLLTGNQKQKNADYIFSTIQTVSKCYEEFKRDEFEYIIFDEAHHATSPSYQAVLEYFSPQFTLGMTATPERSDQQNVFDLFDNNVALEVRLHEALEDELVIPFHYFGITDIEGIDLSDVDIDDVAEITKRLKVNERVDFIIKNMNFYGHDGDKRKGLGFCVTVEHAQYMAQEFNSRGIHSICLSGNDSVELRAHYISRLEDDHDDLQFIFTVDIFNEGVDIPSVNTVLMLRPTNSPIVFIQQLGRGLRKHKDKSFLTVLDFIGNHSKTFLIAIALNGSRYYDKESLKVAIATGFANIPGCTHIQMDKISEERILAQIDKENFNSLKYLKEEYFEFKKMNQGKTPLLLMDYMKFDGAPDPIKFINREKTYLQFVAKVEKNDSLKRLLLDESFEGVLRELSSKLPLKRVYEFAIAKYLLDHAEISLETAKYEILKLVKEVDEDSVFHALQCLNQDFYDPGQKKRNLKLFAFENGHLSKTATYEKVLENDEYRAYIEDLIFYGIFRYEKEFKEDYYGVPHLKLYEQYQMADAALLSNYRKSHSAFRGSGLLSNGNDYFLFIDLHKEEDIKESINYHDEFINEQMFQWQTPNSTAPTSDRGKNIVFNQDRGIHLHLFIRKYKEIDGKTEPYIYIGKGNTVEYEGEKPITVTMKLESEVPASLYTEFTKRV, from the coding sequence ATGATCATCGAGAAAAAGCTAATTGTCAATTCAGACAAGGGTAATTTATTAAATGAATTAATTTCTTCTATAAATGAGTGTGAAAAGTTCTATTTTAGCGTAGCTTTTATTAATTATAGTGGTCTTCAGCTGTTGTTGGATACTTTTAAGAACGCTGAAAAAAGGGGAGTAAAGGGGAAGATTATTACTTCTACTTATCTGAATTTTACTGAAGCGAAGGCTTTAAAGAAAGTAAATGAGTTTAGTAATATTCATTTGAAGATTTTTGAAACGGATAAGGCGATCGGTTTTCATACGAAAGCGTATATTTTTGAATGTAAGGACAGCTATAAGGTAATAATTGGTTCTTCTAATATTACGCAAAGTGCTCTTAAGAGTAATATTGAGTGGAATGTGGAGATTATTGCTAAAGAGGATGCTCAATTTTTGAAAGATGTTCTAAAGGAATATGATGGCTTATGGAATAGTAGTGTTGTAGCAGATGACAATTTCATAAGTAAGTATGAAGAGTTTTTGAGTAAATTAAAGGGCTATACGAATACGCAGCAATTTATTTATGAAAGCTCTGAATATATTGTTCCTAATAACATGCAAAAACGTGCGGTTGAAAACCTTGAAAGAATTAGATCGTTTGGGGAAAAGAAGGCCCTAGTTATAGCGGCAACAGGGACTGGTAAAACATATATGTCTGCTTTTGACGTAAAGGGATTCAAGCCTAAAAGATTATTGTTCATTGTACATAGAGAAGAGATATTAAAAAAAGCAAAAGAGACCTTTGAAAAGCTCCTACCAAATGAAAAACTGACGTTTGGATTACTGACTGGAAATCAAAAGCAAAAAAATGCTGATTATATTTTCTCCACCATTCAAACCGTGTCTAAATGCTACGAGGAATTTAAACGAGACGAATTTGAATATATTATTTTTGACGAGGCCCACCATGCGACAAGCCCCAGCTATCAAGCAGTGCTAGAATATTTCAGCCCACAATTCACATTAGGGATGACAGCTACTCCAGAGAGAAGCGATCAACAAAATGTTTTTGACCTATTTGATAATAATGTTGCCTTGGAGGTTCGCTTACATGAGGCTTTAGAGGATGAATTGGTTATTCCCTTTCATTATTTCGGTATTACTGACATTGAGGGGATTGATTTAAGTGATGTAGATATTGACGATGTAGCGGAGATAACGAAGCGATTAAAGGTTAATGAGAGAGTCGACTTTATTATTAAGAATATGAATTTCTATGGCCATGACGGGGACAAAAGAAAAGGTCTAGGGTTTTGCGTAACCGTTGAGCATGCACAATATATGGCACAGGAATTTAATAGTAGAGGTATTCATAGTATTTGTTTATCGGGAAATGACTCAGTTGAGCTGAGAGCACATTATATAAGTAGATTAGAAGATGATCATGATGATTTACAATTCATTTTCACCGTTGATATTTTTAATGAGGGTGTTGATATACCTTCTGTAAATACCGTATTAATGCTTAGACCTACTAATTCTCCGATTGTTTTTATACAACAGCTGGGAAGAGGCCTTCGTAAGCATAAAGACAAGAGTTTTCTAACTGTCCTTGATTTTATCGGGAATCATAGTAAAACGTTCTTAATTGCCATCGCATTAAATGGAAGCCGTTATTATGATAAAGAGAGCTTGAAAGTTGCGATTGCGACTGGCTTTGCCAATATTCCAGGTTGTACACATATTCAAATGGATAAAATCTCGGAAGAGCGGATATTAGCGCAGATTGATAAGGAAAACTTTAATTCACTCAAGTATTTGAAGGAGGAGTATTTTGAATTTAAGAAAATGAACCAAGGTAAAACTCCTTTATTATTAATGGATTATATGAAATTTGATGGAGCTCCAGATCCGATTAAGTTTATTAATCGCGAAAAAACCTATTTGCAATTTGTAGCTAAGGTAGAAAAAAACGATTCCTTGAAAAGGCTATTACTAGACGAATCATTTGAAGGTGTATTAAGGGAGTTATCAAGTAAGCTACCTTTAAAGCGAGTTTATGAGTTTGCGATTGCTAAATACCTATTGGACCATGCTGAGATTTCTTTAGAAACCGCAAAATATGAGATATTGAAGTTGGTTAAAGAGGTAGATGAAGATAGCGTATTCCATGCCTTACAGTGTCTAAATCAGGATTTTTATGATCCTGGTCAGAAAAAGAGGAACTTAAAGTTATTTGCTTTTGAAAATGGTCATTTATCTAAAACAGCAACTTATGAGAAGGTTCTAGAGAATGATGAATACAGAGCATATATCGAGGATCTGATTTTTTATGGAATCTTTAGATATGAAAAGGAATTCAAAGAAGATTACTATGGTGTGCCACATTTAAAGCTGTATGAACAATACCAAATGGCTGATGCTGCATTATTATCAAATTATCGCAAAAGTCATAGTGCTTTTAGGGGCTCTGGTTTACTTTCAAATGGAAATGACTATTTCTTGTTTATTGATTTACACAAGGAAGAGGATATAAAAGAAAGCATTAATTACCACGATGAATTTATAAACGAGCAAATGTTTCAATGGCAGACACCAAATAGTACCGCCCCAACCTCTGATAGAGGAAAGAATATTGTATTCAACCAGGATAGAGGGATCCATTTACATTTATTTATTAGAAAGTATAAAGAAATAGATGGAAAGACAGAACCGTATATTTATATTGGTAAGGGCAACACGGTGGAATATGAAGGAGAAAAGCCAATTACCGTTACAATGAAATTAGAGAGTGAAGTACCAGCTAGTTTATATACAGAGTTCACGAAAAGAGTATAG
- a CDS encoding SecY-interacting protein Syd, producing the protein MGQYFRMRQELAEEGMDFLFKTPVTEDVNSIIYEGEVDEEDYITWRPVEKTTSHDIKQLEENLEVVFHKSIIEYFNSYWFADLDGFINDFYIKLEGVLPNFEFDSFRKTLEGYKSNHNNRLENIPIGIEGNGLLVVIDNLNGKVKLEDFERNSFEVISESIEVLVSKLRLKR; encoded by the coding sequence ATGGGCCAATACTTCAGAATGAGACAAGAGCTTGCGGAAGAAGGAATGGACTTCCTATTTAAGACTCCTGTGACTGAAGATGTTAATTCAATAATTTATGAAGGTGAAGTAGACGAAGAAGATTATATTACATGGAGACCTGTAGAAAAAACTACTTCACATGACATAAAGCAGTTAGAAGAGAACTTAGAAGTGGTATTCCATAAATCAATTATTGAATATTTTAATTCATATTGGTTCGCTGATTTAGATGGGTTCATAAATGATTTCTATATCAAATTAGAGGGGGTATTGCCAAACTTCGAATTTGATTCATTCCGTAAAACCTTAGAGGGATATAAGAGCAATCATAACAATAGACTAGAAAATATCCCTATAGGTATAGAAGGGAATGGTTTGTTAGTGGTAATTGATAATTTGAACGGTAAAGTAAAGTTAGAGGATTTCGAAAGGAATTCATTTGAGGTTATCTCAGAAAGTATTGAAGTATTGGTTTCTAAACTAAGGTTAAAAAGATAA
- a CDS encoding T7SS effector LXG polymorphic toxin, which produces MSLMYESQTLLSAMQTRVEQYKHLEEQLTELKKGFAGIVHLDDELQGQGAEAIKGFYTAQIDVVDAWLHLIQRHIAFFNGIQADAIEANLNETVVTLPFLEGELENANRHAKEMVTAQKNDLKKIFSEIDDIIQLHPFSDDTFFDNIEKAETTRTETIHKVNEIDHKWTAEYATSEQDQAALTALMEQLKASSTRGGQVSPLYFNATAYKNSEAYKNLEVRKKETAEYLQVKQAEAENRRIKDLKAQLEHVTDPDEYLQIAKQIGYENLAPTQQQLVMQLENAKETADIAKGIGVGLFDVGKDFVTGIWDLVTDPGEAVEGVANSILHPIQTYTYISQAISDSYERDMVNGDAYSRSHWVTYALGTVVTTVVGTKGAGAVAKTGVATTKAAAINGVTKAKELSIPNLLPYNPKNQLSMAGGVPYNVVDGVGLKDRLVSMARVESEVNNNFRSNSDHKIRTYRNADLKRLEEKYTADPRLTIEMPYVGKGLRSTNSEGWLRDKDYYWKEVMIKSPEYLSKMNIQKIELGFSPVNDKKFREHFPQYDIKELYNDTLIHHHIGGGGQAVAVPAKLHPGSGGIHNAEKAAEVWGNDSSYAELLEKFLNK; this is translated from the coding sequence ATGTCGCTGATGTACGAATCTCAAACACTTTTATCTGCCATGCAAACGCGTGTCGAACAATACAAGCACTTAGAAGAACAGCTCACGGAATTGAAAAAAGGATTTGCGGGTATCGTCCATTTGGATGATGAGCTACAGGGCCAGGGCGCCGAGGCTATCAAAGGCTTTTACACAGCGCAGATCGATGTCGTCGATGCCTGGCTCCATCTGATTCAGCGGCACATAGCCTTTTTCAATGGCATTCAAGCCGATGCAATCGAAGCGAACTTGAACGAAACCGTGGTCACGCTCCCTTTTTTAGAAGGAGAACTGGAAAACGCCAATCGGCATGCCAAGGAAATGGTCACGGCACAAAAAAATGACTTGAAAAAAATCTTTTCAGAAATTGATGATATCATTCAGCTGCATCCCTTCTCCGATGACACATTCTTTGACAACATCGAAAAAGCCGAAACGACAAGGACCGAAACGATCCACAAAGTAAACGAAATCGACCATAAGTGGACAGCTGAATACGCCACATCCGAACAAGACCAAGCCGCATTAACGGCACTCATGGAGCAACTGAAAGCATCCAGCACAAGGGGTGGGCAAGTATCCCCACTCTACTTTAACGCAACAGCCTACAAAAACAGCGAAGCCTATAAAAACCTGGAAGTAAGGAAGAAAGAAACCGCGGAATATCTGCAAGTGAAGCAAGCGGAAGCGGAGAATCGCCGGATCAAAGACCTAAAGGCCCAACTCGAACATGTCACAGATCCAGACGAATACCTCCAAATCGCCAAGCAAATCGGCTACGAAAACCTAGCACCCACCCAGCAACAGCTGGTCATGCAGCTAGAAAACGCCAAAGAAACCGCGGACATTGCCAAAGGAATCGGCGTTGGCCTCTTCGACGTCGGAAAAGACTTTGTCACAGGCATATGGGACCTCGTCACAGACCCAGGGGAAGCCGTCGAAGGCGTAGCAAACTCGATCCTGCACCCGATTCAAACCTATACATACATCTCCCAAGCCATCTCGGATTCATACGAACGAGACATGGTGAACGGCGACGCCTACTCCCGCTCCCACTGGGTAACCTACGCCCTCGGAACCGTCGTCACGACAGTGGTGGGGACAAAAGGCGCCGGAGCTGTAGCAAAGACTGGTGTTGCTACAACAAAGGCAGCTGCAATAAACGGCGTTACGAAGGCAAAAGAACTCTCTATCCCTAACCTCTTGCCCTACAACCCGAAAAACCAACTGTCGATGGCAGGTGGGGTGCCTTATAATGTGGTTGATGGGGTTGGATTGAAGGATCGGTTGGTTTCGATGGCTAGGGTGGAGTCGGAAGTTAATAATAATTTTAGAAGCAATTCTGACCATAAAATTAGAACTTATCGTAATGCAGATTTAAAAAGATTAGAGGAAAAGTATACTGCCGACCCTAGACTTACAATTGAAATGCCTTATGTTGGAAAGGGGCTAAGAAGTACGAATTCGGAAGGGTGGCTACGAGATAAAGATTACTATTGGAAAGAAGTAATGATTAAAAGCCCTGAATATTTAAGCAAAATGAATATACAAAAAATTGAATTGGGATTTTCTCCAGTTAATGATAAAAAATTCAGAGAACACTTCCCACAATATGATATAAAAGAATTGTACAATGATACACTTATTCACCATCATATTGGTGGAGGAGGTCAAGCTGTAGCAGTACCAGCAAAATTACATCCAGGTTCGGGTGGAATCCATAATGCTGAAAAAGCAGCTGAGGTTTGGGGAAACGATTCTAGTTATGCTGAATTACTTGAGAAATTTTTAAATAAGTAA
- a CDS encoding helix-turn-helix domain-containing protein produces the protein MPFDSIGKKLKELRKERKLTLKSLAEQTGVSISFLSQVERGKSSVTLESLKKIADTLDVSPSFFFSKDRSQENSDSNHEQFHYQNLSSGIRDAVFSPILVTLKPGENKGSAFSHSGHEFLFIIEGKLTVEIEGERMELDEQQSFMFDARKAHYWFNFSDQIVRFLVVSSK, from the coding sequence ATGCCTTTTGATTCAATCGGGAAAAAACTGAAAGAATTGAGGAAAGAGCGTAAACTAACATTAAAGAGTCTCGCTGAACAAACGGGCGTCTCCATCAGCTTTTTATCACAAGTAGAACGGGGAAAATCAAGCGTCACTTTAGAGTCATTAAAAAAAATTGCCGACACATTGGATGTGAGTCCAAGTTTCTTTTTTTCTAAGGATCGCTCCCAAGAAAATTCAGACTCTAATCATGAACAATTTCATTATCAGAATTTATCCAGCGGCATTCGCGATGCTGTTTTTTCGCCTATTCTTGTCACCTTAAAGCCAGGAGAAAATAAAGGGAGCGCGTTTTCTCATAGCGGACATGAATTTTTATTCATTATTGAAGGAAAGCTGACAGTGGAAATAGAAGGAGAAAGAATGGAACTGGATGAACAGCAGTCGTTTATGTTCGATGCGAGAAAAGCTCATTACTGGTTTAACTTCTCCGATCAAATTGTCCGGTTTTTGGTGGTGTCATCAAAATAA